One genomic region from Argentina anserina chromosome 2, drPotAnse1.1, whole genome shotgun sequence encodes:
- the LOC126783989 gene encoding uncharacterized protein LOC126783989 yields MDAFSASCEFLTIPKCLAKVARPQTSPNSCALAVWQPPKQGTFKVNTYASWCKDTSSCGIAALARNDLGVLIAGTYERSYADSSLAAEALALELGLKLASSSHLSQVCLESDSLVLINNILNPTLAVDWSASQILSRIWSHARFFNRINWAWTSRNVNQAADHIVGLAERGVRMDDWIANPPPSLLRILIYDAAGPPW; encoded by the coding sequence ATGGATGCTTTCTCGGCCTCATGTGAATTTTTAACTATCCCCAAATGCCTGGCTAAAGTGGCTCGCCCTCAGACTTCCCCAAACTCTTGTGCTTTGGCTGTATGGCAACCTCCAAAGCAGGGAACTTTCAAGGTTAATACATATGCCTCCTGGTGTAAAGATACGTCTTCATGTGGTATTGCAGCTCTTGCTAGAAATGATCTGGGTGTATTGATTGCTGGTACATATGAACGTTCTTATGCAGACTCTTCTCTTGCGGCTGAAGCCCTTGCTTTGGAGCTTGGACTTAAGTTGGCTTCCTCCTCCCATCTCTCTCAGGTTTGTTTGGAATCAGACTCTCTTGTTCTCATCAATAATATTCTAAACCCCACCTTGGCAGTTGACTGGTCAGCATCTCAGATTCTCTCTCGAATCTGGTCGCATGCTCGATTTTTTAACCGTATAAACTGGGCTTGGACCAGTAGAAATGTCAATCAAGCAGCAGATCACATTGTTGGTTTGGCAGAGCGCGGGGTGCGCATGGATGATTGGATTGCTAATCCTCCTCCCTCCCTCTTGCGTATTCTTATCTATGATGCTGCTGGCCCTCCTTGGTGA
- the LOC126783987 gene encoding disease resistance protein RUN1-like, with translation MDVLIEKSLLTIGTYNHIEMHDLIREMAWEIVRQESIEEPAWYIIDMNVELTYIDSELISGNSIKGIRLCLSELEEADSTWNYESLSNMLSLRHLEFDNLITSSGPKFLPNSLRVLRWSWFPSKSLPASYSPNLLTELKMENSKLVQLWDGRLDLPTLKYMDLRNSKNLIKTPDVTGIPNLEVLELQYCTHLVKIHPSLAIHKRLKHLELVGCKRIKNLPSEIEMDSLELLGLGGCSKVKTVPEFGSRMKSLYRLKLSGTAIGRIPSSVGHLVGLVDLELSDCNNLVSLPGSMVDNLKSLKYPHMNDCSKLDKLPENLGKMES, from the exons ATGGATGTTCTGATTGAGAAATCTCTCTTAACTATCGGGACATACAACCATATTGAGATGCATGATTTGATAAGGGAAATGGCTTGGGAGATTGTTCGTCAAGAGTCAATTGAAGAGCCTG CATGGTACATAATTGACATGAATGTGGAGTTAACTTACATCGATTCTGAATTAATATCAGGGAACAGTATCAAAGGCATCCGCTTATGCTTATCTGAATTAGAAGAGGCAGATTCAACCTGGAATTATGAAAGCCTCTCTAACATGCTTAGTCTAAGGCATCttgaatttgataatttgattaCTAGTTCAGGGCCCAAGTTTCTCCCTAATTCCTTGAGAGTTCTCAGATGGAGTTGGTTTCCTTCTAAATCTCTTCCAGCAAGTTACTCGCCAAATTTACTTACTGAACTCAAGATGGAAAATAGCAAACTTGTTCAACTATGGGATGGAAGGCTG GATTTGCCAACCTTGAAATATATGGATCTTAGGAATTCCAAAAACTTGATCAAGACCCCAGATGTCACTGGCATTCCGAATCTTGAGGTGTTGGAACTTCAATATTGTACGCATTTAGTTAAGATCCATCCATCTCTTGCCATCCACAAGAGACTTAAACATTTGGAGCTTGTGGGCTGTAAACGGATCAAAAATTTACCTAGTGAGATAGAAATGGATTCTCTAGAGCTGCTTGGACTTGGTGGTTGCTCAAAAGTTAAAACAGTTCCAGAATTTGGAAGCCGGATGAAAAGTTTGTATAGGCTTAAGCTAAGTGGGACTGCTATTGGGAGAATTCCTTCCTCAGTTGGACATCTAGTTGGCCTTGTTGATCTGGAGCTATCTGATTGCAATAATCTTGTGAGTCTTCCAGGTTCGATGGTTGATAATCTGAAGTCTCTTAAATACCCTCATATGAATGATTGCTCGAAGCTTGACAAACTTCCGGAGAACTTAGGAAAGATGGAGTCTTGA
- the LOC126783990 gene encoding protein DETOXIFICATION 41-like — translation MESGENRPLLLGHELESRISDLSSTAIEELLEQPPPTPVLYRLPRLLVWESRLIFHVSTSSIIAGVFNNLLGFATLTLCSQLSIVELAGASIANLVILGLVNGIMLGIASAVPTVCAQAYGAKQYAAMGVMCQRAIILHLGAAVLLTFLCWWSSPILVAMGVSDIIAGQAQLFTRGLIPQLYALAINYPQQRFLQSQSLVIPLALIAVVTFGIHLVCTWLVLNVYHYGVMGAALTLSFSWWLVVLLCGIYIGFSSKCKETWTGFSWKALTGMWPYFKLTIASAIMLCLEILYFQVVLLISWVHWNTVSLESICICMNYWNWILQFLLGLNAAGSVRMGNELGAGHPRVAKFSLFLVNVNSLVISLIFTVLVLIFSVRLSRLFTTEAEALVAVSDLIPMLAISIFFNGIQPILSGVAVGTEWRIVVAYINLLFYYIIGTIIGFGWQAGLWWGMVIGFFVETATVIILTARTNWNVEVVNVADRMKNMCN, via the exons ATGGAATCTGGGGAGAACCGGCCGTTACTACTTGGACACGAATTGGAATCCCGGATTTCTGATTTGTCATCCACGGCGATTGAAGAGCTtttggagcagcctcctccaACACCGGTGCTTTACCGGTTACCTCGGTTGCTGGTTTGGGAGTCAAGACTCATTTTTCATGTATCCACTTCATCAATCATTGCTGGTGTTTTCAATAACTTGCTTGGCTTCGCCACACTTACACTTTGTAGCCAGTTGAGTATTGTGGAGCTGGCTGGTGCCTCCATTGCCAATCTTGTAATTCTGGGTCTTGTTAATGGGATCATG TTGGGCATAGCAAGTGCTGTGCCAACTGTGTGCGCGCAAGCCTATGGAGCCAAGCAGTATGCAGCAATGGGAGTCATGTGCCAAAGAGCAATCATCTTGCACTTGGGAGCAGCAGTTCTGCTAACATTTCTGTGTTGGTGGTCAAGTCCCATACTCGTCGCGATGGGCGTATCGGATATCATAGCCGGCCAGGCACAACTATTCACGCGTGGCTTAATCCCTCAACTCTATGCATTGGCAATAAACTACCCCCAACAGAGATTCCTTCAATCACAGAGCTTGGTGATTCCTTTGGCTCTCATCGCTGTGGTTACTTTCGGAATACACCTTGTGTGCACTTGGTTGGTGCTTAATGTATACCACTATGGTGTAATGGGTGCTGCCCTAACGCTCAGTTTCTCATGGTGGCTAGTGGTATTGTTATGTGGGATTTACATTGGTTTTAGCTCAAAGTGCAAGGAGACTTGGACTGGCTTCTCTTGGAAAGCCCTCACAGGAATGTGGCCCTATTTTAAGTTAACTATTGCCTCTGCTATCATGCTCTG TTTGGAGATACTGTACTTCCAAGTGGTACTACTGATATCATGGGTTCATTGGAATACAGTCTCACTAGAATCCATCTGTATCTG CATGAACTACTGGAACTGGATTTTGCAATTTCTCCTAGGCTTAAATGCAGCAGGCAG TGTTAGAATGGGAAATGAGCTTGGCGCTGGTCATCCAAGGGTGGCAAAATTCTCACTGTTTTTAGTGAACGTGAATAGCCTCGTGATTAGTTTAATCTTCACAGTACTGGTATTGATCTTCAGTGTTAGATTAAGCCGATTATTTACAACCGAGGCTGAAGCTCTCGTGGCAGTTTCCGATTTGATTCCAATGCTAGCCATCTCTATTTTCTTTAACGGCATTCAACCTATACTATCAg GTGTGGCAGTTGGAACTGAATGGCGAATTGTAGTAGCTTATATTAATCTCCTTTTTTACTATATCATTGGCACCATAATTGGGTTTGGATGGCAAGCA GGGCTTTGGTGGGGGATGGTTATTGGATTTTTTGTAGAGACAGCAACAGTGATTATTCTCACTGCTAGAACAAATTGGAACGTAGAG GTTGTGAATGTAGCTGATCGCATGAAAAATATGTGCAACTGA
- the LOC126783749 gene encoding protein MKS1-like, whose protein sequence is MNFSDYPTGKSPRKELQLQGPRPAPLKIHKDSHKIKKPPVVPQPSQQANQHHQPPRQPVIIYTVSPKIIHTNPSDFMNLVQRLTGLPAASNSSASCSSSSPRSDQNNSIGGGGESIMEQSRSSNHEGTMDMDDDDDRRAHDAGLKQQKSFFPGILSPAPGSLPSIPSNFFSPPADSFFHDLSPVLHGNRNFIEGSFMPSPSNFFSPTPSIDLFNNFSDL, encoded by the coding sequence atgaatTTTTCAGACTACCCAACAGGCAAGTCTCCAAGAAAAGAGCTCCAACTCCAGGGTCCACGTCCAGCACCGCTCAAGATTCATAAAGACTCCCACAAGATCAAGAAGCCTCCGGTTGTTCCTCAACCCTCGCAACAAGCTAATCAGCATCACCAGCCGCCGCGACAGCCGGTTATAATCTATACTGTTTCGCCCAAGATCATTCACACCAACCCTAGCGACTTCATGAACCTCGTCCAGCGCCTCACAGGTTTACCAGCTGCCTCCAATTCTTCTGCTTCTTGctcttcctcttctcctcGAAGTGATCAGAATAACTCTATTGGCGGCGGTGGCGAATCGATAATGGAGCAGTCTAGGTCTTCGAATCATGAAGGAACTATGGAcatggatgatgatgatgatcgtCGCGCTCATGATGCTGGTCTTAAGCAgcaaaagagtttttttccaGGGATCTTGTCGCCGGCTCCGGGTTCGCTTCCTTCGATTCCTTCAAACTTCTTCTCTCCGCCGGCGGATAGCTTCTTCCATGATTTGAGCCCTGTACTTCATGGTAACAGGAACTTCATAGAAGGTAGCTTCATGCCTAGTCCGTCCAACTTCTTTTCCCCTACTCCATCCATTGACCTATTCAACAATTTTTCCGATTTATAG
- the LOC126783739 gene encoding uncharacterized protein LOC126783739: protein MVTDCLICGDRRFGQVMVNCPECQDSPQHIYCLDVTPVKYSEKDFTWVCDECKPVSVPTKSHHNQKSKKGKKVIKKSNKEKVQICENCPPEHETEGSELCDNVLEMGNQSGHVLEDQVNSSHELAASVKTPQMAAGDPSKVNEDCYIPAQPIIDPAWRGSLSIMNKDFSIISGLVAHISSLACAKVFEEAKLLPMLLFPDLVCRVDVWPKKFESTGPNDQSIALYFFPDSKSNEKDFDNLVVSMIQEDLAMRAVLDSAELLVFTSSVLPEPFQRFRTKLYLWGAFRGKQSSPLTNNNAPRDVKDLAKPITCSTKGPVSPLSNNVHCGSESR, encoded by the exons ATG GTAACTGACTGTCTAATATGTGGTGATAGAAGATTTGGTCAAGTTATGGTGAACTGTCCGGAGTGTCAAGATAGTCCACAACATAT TTACTGCCTTGACGTGACACCAGTAAAATACTCTGAGAAAGATTTTACCTGGGTTTGTGACGAGTGTAAACCAGTCTCTGTCCCTACGAAAAGTCATCATAACCAAAAGTCTAAGAAGGGGAAGAAAGTTATAAAGAAGAGTAATAAAGAGAAGGTTCAAATATGTGAAAATTGCCCTCCTGAACACGAGACTGAGGGAAGTGAACTTTGTGATAATGTTCTTGAAATGGGTAATCAGTCCGGACATGTCCTTGAGGATCAGGTTAATTCCTCCCATGAACTGGCTGCATCTGTAAAGACCCCTCAGATGGCTGCTGGCGACCCTTCAAAAGTCAATGAAGACTGTTATATTCCTGCACAGCCTATTATTGATCCAGCCTGGAG GGGAAGTCTGAGTATAATGAACAAAGACTTCAGCATCATTAGTGGACTTGTAGCCCATATCTCAAGCTTAGCATGTGCTAAAGTGTTTGAAGAGGCGAAGTTGCTACCAATGCTGTTATTTCCGGATTTGGTTTGTAGGGTTGATGTGTGGCCAAAGAAGTTTGAAAGTACCGGACCGAATGATCAGAGTATTGctctttatttttttcctGACAGCAAAAG tAATGAGAAGGATTTTGACAACCTAGTGGTTAGCATGATCCAGGAGGATCTTGCTATGAGGGCAGTGCTGGATAGTGCTGAGCTTTTGGTTTTCACTTCAAGTGTACTGCCCGAGCCATTTCAAA GATTCCGAACGAAGCTATATTTGTGGGGAGCTTTTAGGGGGAAGCAGTCTTCCCCACTTACGAATAATAATGCCCCCAGAGATGTGAAGGACCTAGCAAAGCCCATAACCTGTAGTACAAAGGGTCCAGTTAGTCCACTAAGCAACAATGTGCATTGTGGTTCTGAATCTCGGTAG